One Telluria mixta DNA window includes the following coding sequences:
- a CDS encoding acyl-CoA dehydrogenase family protein: MDLTYTGDDLAFRDQVRAFLEAELPADLRHKVENHLRLHKDDYVRWHRILARQGWVAPGWPREYGGPGWTPVQRHIFEEECARAGTPPVLPFGVNMVAPVIMAFGSEEQKAYYLPRILACEDWWCQGYSEPGAGSDLASLKTTAIRDGDHYIVNGQKTWTTLAQHADMIFCLVRTDPTVRKQEGISFLLIDMHAPGVTVRPIIMLDEDHEVNEVFFDNVRVPAANLVGQENRGWTYAKYLLGHERTGIAAVGRSKRELARLKELARREQKNGQPLLRDPLFAAKVADLEIELMALEMTVLRVLAQADKAPGPEASVLKVRGTEIQQRLSELMVEAAGPLALPFDPAYLEGEHEHSAIDDDFAAPLLPHYFNFRKTSIYGGSNEIQRNIISQMILGL, from the coding sequence ATGGACCTGACCTATACCGGCGACGACCTGGCTTTCCGCGACCAGGTACGCGCCTTCCTCGAGGCCGAGCTGCCGGCCGACCTGCGCCACAAGGTTGAAAACCACCTGCGCCTGCACAAGGACGACTACGTGCGCTGGCACCGCATCCTGGCGCGCCAGGGCTGGGTCGCGCCGGGCTGGCCGCGCGAGTACGGCGGGCCGGGCTGGACGCCCGTGCAGCGTCATATCTTCGAGGAGGAATGCGCCCGCGCCGGTACGCCGCCCGTGTTGCCGTTCGGCGTGAACATGGTCGCGCCCGTCATCATGGCGTTCGGCAGCGAGGAACAGAAAGCGTATTACCTGCCTCGCATCCTGGCGTGCGAGGACTGGTGGTGCCAGGGGTATTCCGAGCCGGGGGCCGGGTCCGATCTCGCGTCGCTGAAGACGACCGCCATCCGCGACGGCGATCACTACATCGTCAACGGCCAGAAGACGTGGACGACCCTGGCCCAGCACGCCGACATGATCTTCTGCCTCGTTCGCACCGACCCGACCGTGCGCAAGCAGGAGGGCATCTCGTTCCTGCTGATCGACATGCATGCGCCGGGCGTCACCGTGCGCCCGATCATCATGCTGGACGAAGACCACGAGGTGAACGAAGTCTTCTTCGACAACGTCCGCGTGCCGGCGGCCAATCTCGTCGGCCAGGAAAACCGGGGCTGGACGTATGCCAAATACCTGCTGGGACACGAGCGCACGGGGATCGCGGCCGTCGGCCGGTCGAAGCGCGAACTGGCCCGGCTGAAAGAACTCGCCCGGCGCGAGCAAAAGAATGGCCAGCCGCTGCTGCGCGACCCGCTGTTCGCGGCGAAAGTCGCGGACCTCGAGATCGAACTGATGGCGCTCGAGATGACGGTGCTGCGCGTGCTGGCGCAGGCCGACAAGGCGCCGGGGCCGGAAGCGTCCGTGCTGAAGGTGCGCGGCACGGAAATCCAGCAGCGGCTGTCGGAACTGATGGTCGAGGCGGCCGGCCCGCTGGCGCTGCCGTTCGACCCGGCCTACCTCGAAGGCGAGCACGAACACAGCGCCATCGACGACGACTTCGCGGCGCCGCTGCTTCCGCATTACTTCAATTTCCGCAAGACGTCGATCTACGGCGGCTCGAACGAGATCCAACGCAACATCATCTCCCAGATGATCCTGGGCCTGTGA
- a CDS encoding diguanylate cyclase domain-containing protein: MSWTDMAVNGRILVVDDAMENIQILHGALQDEHEVLFAMDGPRALEIARTQQPDLILLDAVMPGMDGYAVCKELLASPETNDIPVIFVTALKSPEDETRALGAGAADFISKPVNAAVVRARVRTQLTVKRQRDALRALILTDALTGVANRRAFDERLDAEWRRCGRAGLPVALILVDIDHFKLYNDHYGHQAGDATLVQFATAMRRAAARTQDLVARYGGEEFAILLPQLDGRGATGVAHRLMTELAQMAIPHAASPTASYLTASMGIACMVPGEHSIPADLIQVADALLYQAKAEGRNRYRLGGADCVA; encoded by the coding sequence ATGAGCTGGACCGACATGGCCGTCAACGGCCGCATCCTGGTGGTCGACGATGCGATGGAAAACATCCAGATCCTGCACGGCGCCCTGCAGGACGAGCACGAGGTGCTGTTCGCGATGGATGGTCCGCGCGCGCTCGAGATCGCCCGTACCCAGCAGCCCGACCTGATCCTGCTCGACGCCGTCATGCCCGGCATGGACGGGTATGCCGTCTGCAAGGAATTGCTGGCGTCGCCCGAGACGAACGACATCCCCGTGATCTTCGTGACGGCGCTGAAGTCGCCCGAGGACGAGACGCGGGCACTGGGCGCCGGCGCGGCCGACTTCATCAGCAAGCCGGTGAATGCCGCCGTCGTGCGTGCGCGCGTGCGCACGCAACTGACCGTCAAGCGCCAGCGCGACGCCCTGCGCGCCCTGATCCTCACGGATGCGCTCACCGGCGTCGCGAACCGCCGCGCGTTCGACGAGCGCCTCGACGCCGAGTGGCGCCGCTGCGGACGCGCGGGCCTGCCGGTGGCCCTGATCCTCGTCGACATCGACCACTTCAAGCTGTACAACGACCACTACGGCCACCAGGCCGGCGACGCGACGCTCGTGCAGTTCGCGACGGCGATGCGGCGCGCCGCCGCGCGCACGCAGGATCTCGTGGCGCGCTACGGCGGCGAGGAATTCGCGATCCTGCTGCCGCAGCTGGACGGGCGCGGCGCCACCGGCGTGGCGCACCGCCTCATGACGGAACTGGCGCAGATGGCCATCCCGCACGCGGCGTCGCCGACGGCATCCTACCTGACGGCCAGCATGGGCATCGCCTGCATGGTGCCGGGCGAACACAGCATCCCGGCCGACCTGATCCAGGTGGCCGATGCCCTGCTCTACCAGGCCAAGGCCGAGGGCCGCAACCGCTACCGCCTGGGCGGCGCCGACTGCGTCGCCTGA
- a CDS encoding acyl-CoA dehydrogenase family protein — protein MDFNFKEEQLQLADALKRWIARDYTFEARRAIVGAPAGVSGTAWATLAELGLTALPLPEALGGFDGDAVDMFVVMQELGRGLVVEPYFATMFGAEFLRRGRAHDALLERVAVGELKLACALGERQSRHDLRDVATRATPAAPDGDGWRLNGEKKVVLHGAQAGVLIVSARTAGAQRDEDGITLFAVPADAAGVVTRDVRMLDGQRAADVLLRDVKVGADAVIGVVGAGWTILEAAADYGAGLLCAEALGAMDALFAATLDYLKTRQQFGVPIGKFQALQHRMADMYVHLEQARSMALLAAVRLAGDVGGDQAAERRRAVAAAKYRVGQAARFVGQQAIQLHGGMGVTDELPASHYFKRLSTIELTLGDCDHHLARFIAQPGFYDDEEAA, from the coding sequence ATGGACTTCAACTTCAAGGAAGAGCAGCTGCAACTGGCGGACGCGCTCAAGCGCTGGATCGCGCGCGACTACACGTTCGAGGCGCGGCGCGCGATCGTGGGCGCGCCGGCCGGCGTATCGGGGACCGCCTGGGCGACGCTCGCCGAGCTCGGCCTGACCGCGTTGCCGCTGCCGGAAGCGCTTGGCGGCTTCGATGGCGACGCCGTCGACATGTTCGTCGTGATGCAGGAACTGGGCCGCGGCCTCGTGGTCGAACCATATTTCGCGACCATGTTCGGCGCCGAGTTCCTGCGTCGCGGGCGTGCGCACGACGCGCTGCTCGAACGCGTGGCGGTGGGCGAGCTGAAGCTGGCTTGCGCGCTGGGCGAACGCCAGTCGCGCCACGACTTGCGCGATGTTGCAACCCGTGCCACGCCTGCCGCCCCGGATGGCGACGGCTGGCGTTTGAACGGCGAAAAGAAGGTCGTGCTGCACGGCGCGCAGGCGGGCGTGCTCATCGTGTCGGCCAGGACGGCCGGCGCGCAGCGCGACGAGGACGGCATTACGCTGTTCGCCGTCCCGGCGGATGCGGCGGGCGTCGTCACGCGCGACGTGCGCATGCTGGACGGCCAGAGGGCGGCCGACGTGCTGCTGCGCGACGTGAAGGTCGGTGCGGATGCCGTGATCGGCGTAGTGGGCGCAGGATGGACCATCCTGGAAGCGGCGGCCGACTATGGCGCCGGCCTGCTGTGCGCGGAAGCGCTCGGTGCGATGGATGCGCTGTTCGCCGCGACACTCGACTACCTCAAGACGCGCCAGCAGTTCGGTGTGCCGATCGGGAAGTTCCAGGCCTTGCAGCACCGCATGGCCGACATGTACGTGCATCTGGAGCAGGCCCGTTCGATGGCGCTGCTGGCGGCCGTGCGCCTGGCCGGCGACGTCGGCGGAGATCAGGCCGCCGAGCGCCGCCGCGCGGTCGCGGCCGCGAAGTACCGCGTGGGCCAGGCCGCGCGCTTCGTGGGCCAGCAGGCGATCCAGCTGCACGGCGGGATGGGCGTGACGGACGAGTTGCCGGCGTCGCATTACTTCAAGCGCCTGTCGACGATCGAGCTGACCTTGGGCGATTGCGACCACCACCTGGCCCGCTTCATCGCGCAGCCGGGGTTCTACGACGACGAGGAGGCGGCATGA
- a CDS encoding MaoC family dehydratase — protein MASALHEVTGLETLRALVGTELGRSRWFEIGQDRIATFADATDDHQWIHIDPERAARESPFGGTVAHGFLTLSLLPSMLSDVLAMVDAKLVVNYGLNKVRFPAPVPAGSRVRAAIVLAALDDEAGSTQLTLDVTVEREGGTKPVCVAEFLVRRYA, from the coding sequence ATGGCTAGCGCGCTGCACGAAGTGACGGGGCTGGAGACGCTGCGCGCCCTGGTCGGCACGGAGCTGGGCCGGTCGCGCTGGTTCGAGATCGGCCAGGACCGCATCGCCACGTTCGCCGACGCCACCGACGACCACCAGTGGATCCACATCGACCCGGAACGCGCGGCGCGCGAATCGCCGTTTGGCGGGACCGTGGCGCACGGGTTCCTCACCCTGTCGCTGCTGCCGTCGATGTTATCCGACGTGCTCGCGATGGTCGACGCGAAGCTCGTCGTGAACTATGGCTTGAACAAGGTGCGCTTTCCCGCGCCGGTGCCGGCCGGCAGCCGCGTGCGCGCGGCGATCGTGCTGGCGGCGCTGGATGACGAAGCGGGATCGACACAGCTGACGCTGGACGTGACGGTCGAGCGCGAGGGCGGCACGAAACCCGTGTGCGTGGCCGAATTCCTCGTGCGGCGCTACGCCTGA
- a CDS encoding PEP-CTERM sorting domain-containing protein (PEP-CTERM proteins occur, often in large numbers, in the proteomes of bacteria that also encode an exosortase, a predicted intramembrane cysteine proteinase. The presence of a PEP-CTERM domain at a protein's C-terminus predicts cleavage within the sorting domain, followed by covalent anchoring to some some component of the (usually Gram-negative) cell surface. Many PEP-CTERM proteins exhibit an unusual sequence composition that includes large numbers of potential glycosylation sites. Expression of one such protein has been shown restore the ability of a bacterium to form floc, a type of biofilm.) produces MTTRYLIAAALLVGSACGAQAEVLSATGTAAQSGFLSGWTSGNGSDVVSSGVLSNGVSLVGGAAYGSGNLAEALYQKASASVGQTGTQVKLSYSQGIEGTYLLSTSNAKLAAMLGNGKGVVSTADGKVITTEAAGANNSNYGGGGSNASAPSANANPPKGSNSSSNSDSVHGAPSGNYDNGNGATVITPAAGGQEGGAIVQLPIPAQNNGNGNGNGNGGIGGDIGAGLPDAPAAPAAAVPEPSSIALMMAGMLGAMGIVRRRKR; encoded by the coding sequence ATGACAACTCGTTACCTCATCGCGGCGGCTCTCCTGGTCGGGAGCGCATGCGGAGCCCAGGCAGAAGTGCTGTCGGCGACCGGTACGGCGGCCCAGTCGGGCTTCCTGTCCGGATGGACCAGCGGTAATGGCTCGGACGTGGTCAGTTCGGGGGTGCTGTCGAACGGCGTGAGCCTGGTCGGCGGTGCCGCTTACGGCAGTGGCAACCTGGCCGAAGCGCTGTACCAGAAGGCCAGCGCCAGCGTCGGCCAGACCGGTACGCAAGTGAAACTGTCTTACTCGCAGGGTATCGAAGGCACCTATCTGCTGAGCACCAGCAATGCCAAACTCGCGGCGATGCTGGGTAACGGCAAGGGCGTCGTGTCCACCGCCGACGGCAAGGTCATCACGACGGAGGCGGCGGGCGCTAACAACAGCAACTACGGCGGTGGCGGCTCCAACGCGAGCGCGCCTTCCGCCAACGCCAATCCGCCGAAGGGCAGCAATTCGTCGAGCAACAGCGACAGCGTCCATGGTGCCCCGTCGGGCAACTACGACAATGGCAATGGCGCGACGGTGATCACGCCGGCCGCCGGCGGCCAGGAGGGCGGTGCCATCGTCCAGCTGCCGATTCCAGCCCAAAACAACGGGAACGGTAATGGCAACGGCAATGGCGGCATCGGCGGCGACATCGGCGCCGGCCTGCCGGACGCGCCGGCCGCACCCGCGGCTGCCGTGCCGGAACCGTCGTCGATCGCCCTGATGATGGCGGGCATGCTGGGCGCGATGGGCATCGTCCGTCGCCGCAAGCGCTGA
- a CDS encoding MaoC family dehydratase, with the protein MKAYWYFEDFEPGQDIDLGTRTVTEEEIVAFARDFDPQPFHIDRAAAADSIFGGVIASGWHTCSMMMRMVVDGLMNRSASMGSPGLDGVRWLAPVRAGDTLNVRYRTVQVKASTSKPDRGVVWSKWVALNQHGETVCTVEGMGMFGRRPGGERDHG; encoded by the coding sequence ATGAAGGCGTACTGGTATTTCGAGGATTTCGAGCCCGGCCAGGACATCGACCTGGGCACGCGCACCGTCACCGAAGAGGAAATCGTCGCGTTCGCCCGGGACTTCGATCCGCAGCCGTTCCACATCGACCGCGCGGCCGCTGCGGACTCGATCTTCGGCGGCGTGATCGCCAGCGGCTGGCACACGTGCAGCATGATGATGCGCATGGTCGTCGACGGCCTGATGAACCGGTCGGCCAGCATGGGCTCGCCGGGCCTGGACGGCGTGCGCTGGCTCGCGCCCGTGCGCGCGGGCGACACGCTGAACGTGCGCTACCGGACCGTGCAGGTAAAGGCGTCCACGTCGAAGCCGGACCGCGGCGTGGTCTGGTCGAAGTGGGTCGCGCTCAACCAGCATGGCGAGACCGTGTGCACGGTCGAGGGCATGGGCATGTTCGGGCGCCGCCCCGGCGGGGAGAGGGATCATGGCTAG
- a CDS encoding carboxy terminal-processing peptidase yields the protein MKKQLLTVALAFAMSAHVVTAQPEKVAAVKTDTTPVGQLKPAAAQTQAALWASRVLARYHYKATPLDDAMSAKIFDAYFKALDSEKLYFTQADIDNFAPVRTKLDDAINNEDLTVPFQIYNIYQQRFFDRMTYARELLKGKFDFTTDESLQIDREKAPWAKNEEEAKDLWRKRVKNDWLRLKLAGKEDKAIRETLDKRYEGYQNRLKKLNNEDVFQMFMNAYAMAIEPHTNYLGPRSAENFDIAMRLSLDGIGAVLQSREDYTVIREIVPGGPADKSGKLKVGDRIVGVAQGNGPFTDVMGWRIDDVVQLVRGERNSTVRLDVLPADAGQDGKHTTISIVRQKISMEEQSAKKKIIEVTDNGVKRRIGVIQLPTFYQDFEARRKGDKDFKSATRDVKRILGELKKEKVDNVLIDLRNNGGGSLIEAVELTGLFIDKGPVVQQRSAEGRVEVESDTDAGLAWDGPMGVLINRGSASASEIFAAAIQDYGRGIIIGEPSFGKGTVQTLINLDRFSQNDKLKYGELKMTIAQFFRINGGTTQLRGVTPDIRFPVTSDDDNFGEASYDNALPWVQIKPATYMPSGDLKELFNPLQKKHDSRVAKDRDFLDIEQDIAEALKVRKDNLISLNETVRRKERENQEAKARLRESRLAGKDNPDEPVSGPGSKEQRGKVPTPTSPKKTNVVLKGAASADDGLQGDERSLSAELAAEKAAKNAKDVYLQEAAHILADEAGMLKADTRMASRAMPYMSMLKQPGN from the coding sequence ATGAAGAAGCAGTTGTTGACGGTCGCGCTGGCGTTTGCCATGTCGGCCCATGTGGTCACGGCACAGCCCGAGAAGGTTGCCGCGGTCAAGACCGACACGACACCCGTCGGCCAGCTCAAGCCGGCCGCCGCCCAGACCCAGGCCGCCCTGTGGGCATCGCGCGTGCTTGCGCGCTACCACTACAAGGCGACGCCGCTGGACGACGCGATGTCCGCGAAGATCTTCGATGCCTATTTCAAGGCGCTCGACAGCGAGAAGCTCTACTTCACCCAGGCCGACATCGACAACTTCGCGCCCGTGCGCACCAAGCTGGACGATGCCATCAACAACGAAGACCTGACGGTGCCTTTCCAGATCTACAACATCTACCAGCAGCGCTTCTTCGACCGCATGACGTATGCGCGTGAGCTGTTGAAGGGCAAGTTCGACTTCACCACGGACGAATCGCTGCAGATCGACCGCGAGAAGGCCCCGTGGGCGAAGAACGAGGAAGAGGCGAAGGACCTGTGGCGCAAGCGCGTCAAGAACGACTGGTTGCGCCTGAAGCTGGCCGGCAAGGAAGACAAGGCGATCCGCGAGACGCTGGACAAGCGCTACGAGGGTTACCAGAACCGCCTCAAGAAGCTGAACAACGAAGACGTGTTCCAGATGTTCATGAACGCGTACGCGATGGCCATCGAGCCGCACACGAACTACCTGGGCCCGCGCTCGGCCGAGAACTTCGACATCGCCATGCGCCTGTCGCTGGACGGCATCGGCGCCGTGCTGCAGTCGCGTGAAGACTACACCGTGATCCGCGAGATCGTCCCGGGCGGCCCGGCCGACAAATCCGGCAAGCTGAAGGTGGGCGACCGCATCGTCGGCGTCGCGCAGGGCAACGGCCCGTTCACGGACGTGATGGGCTGGCGCATCGACGACGTCGTGCAGCTCGTGCGCGGCGAACGCAACTCGACGGTCCGCCTGGACGTGCTGCCGGCCGACGCCGGCCAGGACGGCAAGCACACGACGATTTCCATCGTGCGCCAGAAGATCAGCATGGAAGAGCAGTCGGCCAAGAAGAAGATCATCGAGGTCACGGATAACGGCGTGAAGCGCCGCATCGGCGTGATCCAGCTGCCGACCTTCTACCAGGACTTCGAGGCACGCCGCAAGGGCGACAAGGACTTCAAGAGCGCCACGCGCGACGTGAAGCGCATCCTCGGCGAGCTGAAGAAAGAGAAGGTCGACAACGTCCTGATCGACCTGCGCAACAACGGCGGCGGTTCGCTGATCGAGGCCGTCGAACTGACGGGCCTGTTCATCGACAAGGGCCCGGTCGTGCAGCAGCGCAGCGCCGAAGGCCGCGTCGAAGTCGAGAGCGACACGGATGCAGGCCTGGCCTGGGACGGTCCGATGGGCGTGCTGATCAACCGCGGTTCGGCGTCGGCGTCGGAAATCTTCGCCGCCGCGATCCAGGATTACGGCCGCGGCATCATCATCGGCGAGCCGAGCTTCGGCAAGGGCACCGTGCAGACGCTGATCAACCTCGACCGCTTCTCGCAGAACGACAAGTTGAAGTACGGCGAACTCAAGATGACGATCGCCCAGTTCTTCCGCATCAACGGCGGCACCACGCAACTGCGCGGCGTCACCCCGGACATCAGGTTCCCGGTCACGTCGGATGACGACAACTTCGGCGAAGCGTCGTACGACAACGCGCTGCCGTGGGTGCAGATCAAGCCGGCGACGTACATGCCGTCCGGCGACCTGAAGGAGCTGTTCAACCCGCTGCAGAAGAAGCACGACAGCCGCGTTGCCAAGGACCGTGACTTCCTCGATATCGAGCAGGACATCGCCGAGGCCCTGAAGGTCCGCAAGGACAACCTGATCTCGCTGAACGAGACCGTGCGCCGCAAGGAGCGCGAGAACCAGGAAGCCAAGGCACGCCTGCGCGAGTCGCGCCTGGCCGGCAAGGACAATCCGGATGAGCCGGTGTCCGGTCCGGGCAGCAAGGAACAGCGCGGCAAGGTGCCGACGCCGACCAGCCCGAAGAAGACGAACGTCGTGCTGAAAGGCGCGGCGAGCGCGGATGACGGCCTGCAGGGCGACGAGCGCAGCCTGAGCGCCGAACTGGCCGCCGAGAAGGCCGCCAAGAACGCCAAGGACGTGTACCTGCAGGAGGCTGCCCATATCCTGGCCGACGAGGCCGGCATGCTGAAAGCCGACACCCGGATGGCGTCGCGCGCGATGCCGTACATGTCAATGTTGAAACAACCCGGCAACTAA